Proteins found in one Streptomyces sp. CB09001 genomic segment:
- a CDS encoding c-type cytochrome, translated as MKKLSARRRHPLAALVVLLLALACTGGLYAAFAPASKAQADESAQSLAIDEGKKLYAVGCASCHGTGGQGTSDGPSLVGVGAAAVDFQVGTGRMPAQQPGAQVPKKKVIYSQAEIDQLAAYIASLGAGPAIPSEEKYGPEGADIAKGGELFRTNCAQCHNFTGKGGALTHGKYAPSLEGVDPKHIYEAMQTGPQNMPSFPDTTLSEQNKKDIIAYLDAVNGDDTESPGGLSLGGLGPVSEGLFAWVFGLGALIAVAVWVAARTAKAKKS; from the coding sequence GTGAAAAAGCTCTCCGCACGACGACGCCATCCGCTGGCGGCCCTCGTCGTCCTACTCCTCGCGCTGGCATGCACAGGGGGGCTGTACGCCGCGTTCGCACCCGCGAGCAAGGCGCAGGCCGATGAATCCGCCCAGTCCCTCGCCATCGACGAGGGCAAGAAGCTCTACGCCGTCGGCTGTGCCAGTTGCCACGGCACCGGAGGGCAGGGCACCAGTGACGGTCCGAGCCTGGTCGGCGTAGGCGCCGCGGCCGTCGACTTCCAGGTGGGCACCGGCCGCATGCCGGCCCAGCAGCCCGGCGCGCAGGTCCCGAAGAAGAAGGTCATCTACTCCCAGGCGGAGATCGACCAGCTCGCGGCCTACATCGCGTCGCTGGGCGCCGGTCCGGCCATCCCCTCGGAGGAGAAGTACGGCCCCGAGGGCGCGGACATCGCCAAGGGCGGTGAGCTGTTCCGCACCAACTGCGCGCAGTGCCACAACTTCACCGGCAAGGGCGGCGCCCTGACGCACGGCAAGTACGCGCCGAGCCTCGAGGGTGTCGACCCGAAGCACATCTACGAGGCCATGCAGACCGGCCCGCAGAACATGCCCTCCTTCCCCGACACCACGCTGTCGGAGCAGAACAAGAAGGACATCATCGCCTACCTGGACGCGGTCAACGGTGACGACACCGAGAGCCCCGGTGGTCTCAGCCTCGGCGGACTCGGCCCGGTCAGTGAGGGTCTGTTCGCCTGGGTGTTCGGACTGGGCGCGCTGATCGCCGTCGCCGTCTGGGTCGCCGCTCGGACCGCAAAGGCCAAGAAGTCATGA
- the ctaD gene encoding cytochrome c oxidase subunit I codes for MSILNEPQGASAAEDSYENELPVRRKQPGNVVIKWLTTTDHKTIGTMYLVTSFAFFVIGGVMALFMRAELARPGLQIMSNEQFNQAFTMHGTIMLLMFATPLFAGFANWIMPLQIGAPDVAFPRLNMFAYWLYLFGSTIAVGGFLTPQGAADFGWFAYSPLSDAVHSPGIGGDLWIMGLAFSGFGTILGSVNFITTIICMRAPGMTMFRMPIFTWNVLLTGVLVLLAFPVLAAALFALEADRKFGAHIFDSSNGGALLWQHLFWFFGHPEVYIIALPFFGIVSEIIPVFSRKPIFGYMGLIGATIAIAGLSVTVWAHHMYVTGGVLLPFFSFMTFLIAVPTGVKFFNWIGTMWKGSLSFETPMLWSTGFLITFLFGGLTGVILASPPLDFHVSDSYFVVAHFHYVVFGTVVFAMFAGFHFWWPKFTGKMLDERLGKITFWTLFVGFHGTFLVQHWLGAEGMPRRYADYLAADGFTALNTISTISSFLLGMSILPFFYNIWKTAKYGKKIEVDDPWGYGRSLEWATSCPPPRHNFLTLPRIRSESPAFDLHHPEISAIDQLENVGHGEKALAGGKEAGK; via the coding sequence GTGAGCATCCTCAACGAACCCCAGGGTGCCTCGGCAGCGGAGGACTCGTACGAGAACGAGCTGCCGGTACGGCGCAAGCAGCCCGGCAACGTCGTGATCAAGTGGCTCACGACCACTGACCACAAGACGATCGGCACGATGTACCTGGTGACGTCGTTCGCGTTCTTCGTGATCGGCGGCGTGATGGCGCTCTTCATGCGCGCCGAGCTGGCTCGACCTGGTCTGCAGATCATGTCGAACGAGCAGTTCAACCAGGCGTTCACGATGCACGGCACGATCATGCTGCTGATGTTCGCGACGCCGCTGTTCGCGGGCTTCGCGAACTGGATCATGCCGCTGCAGATCGGCGCGCCGGACGTGGCGTTCCCGCGGCTGAACATGTTCGCCTACTGGCTGTACCTGTTCGGCTCGACCATCGCGGTGGGCGGGTTCCTGACCCCGCAGGGCGCGGCCGACTTCGGCTGGTTCGCCTACTCGCCGCTGTCCGACGCGGTGCACTCGCCCGGCATCGGCGGCGACCTGTGGATCATGGGTCTGGCCTTCTCCGGCTTCGGCACCATCCTCGGCTCGGTCAACTTCATCACCACGATCATCTGCATGCGCGCGCCCGGCATGACCATGTTCCGCATGCCGATCTTCACCTGGAACGTGCTGCTGACCGGTGTGCTGGTCCTGCTGGCCTTCCCGGTGCTGGCCGCGGCCCTGTTCGCGCTGGAGGCCGACCGCAAGTTCGGTGCCCACATCTTCGACTCGTCCAACGGCGGGGCCCTGCTGTGGCAACACTTGTTCTGGTTCTTCGGGCATCCAGAGGTGTACATCATCGCGCTGCCGTTCTTCGGCATCGTCAGTGAGATCATCCCGGTCTTCTCCCGCAAGCCGATCTTCGGCTACATGGGTCTGATCGGCGCGACGATCGCGATCGCGGGTCTGTCGGTGACGGTGTGGGCCCACCACATGTACGTCACGGGCGGCGTGCTGTTGCCGTTCTTCTCCTTCATGACCTTCCTGATCGCGGTCCCGACCGGTGTGAAGTTCTTCAACTGGATCGGCACCATGTGGAAGGGCTCGTTGTCCTTCGAGACACCGATGCTGTGGTCCACCGGCTTCCTGATCACCTTCCTCTTCGGTGGTCTGACCGGTGTCATCCTCGCCTCGCCGCCGCTGGACTTCCACGTCTCCGACTCGTACTTCGTGGTGGCGCACTTCCACTACGTGGTCTTCGGCACCGTGGTGTTCGCGATGTTCGCCGGCTTCCACTTCTGGTGGCCGAAGTTCACCGGCAAGATGCTGGACGAGCGCCTGGGCAAGATCACCTTCTGGACGCTGTTCGTCGGCTTCCACGGCACGTTCCTGGTCCAGCACTGGCTGGGCGCCGAGGGCATGCCGCGTCGTTACGCCGACTACCTGGCGGCCGACGGCTTCACCGCCCTGAACACGATCTCGACGATCAGCTCGTTCCTGCTCGGCATGTCGATACTGCCGTTCTTCTACAACATCTGGAAGACCGCCAAGTACGGCAAGAAGATCGAGGTGGACGACCCGTGGGGCTACGGCCGTTCGCTGGAGTGGGCGACCTCCTGCCCGCCGCCGCGGCACAACTTCCTCACGCTGCCGCGCATCCGCAGTGAATCCCCCGCCTTCGACCTGCACCACCCCGAGATCTCCGCGATCGACCAGCTGGAGAACGTCGGCCACGGTGAGAAGGCCCTCGCCGGCGGCAAGGAGGCCGGGAAGTGA
- a CDS encoding Rieske 2Fe-2S domain-containing protein, translated as MSSQDIPEENLPAEHRPHGAAARPADETNPFADPGLPPHEPRVQDVDERAAKRSERTVALLFTLSMLATIAFIAAFVAIDVDKSVYIFPLGHISALNFALGMTLGVALFAIGAGAVHWARTLMSDEEVADERHPIEAPPEVRAKVHADFKQGAKESVIGRRKLIRNTMLGALTLVPLSGVVLLRDLGPLPGTKLRHTLWSKGKLLVNQNTNEPLRPSDVTVGSLTFAMPEGLEEHDENFQNEIAKAALMIIRLEPDSIKDKRELEWSHEGIVAYSKICTHVGCPISLYEQQTHHALCPCHQSTFDLADGARVIFGPAGHALPQLRIGVNDEGYLEALGDFEEPVGPAFWERG; from the coding sequence ATGAGTAGCCAAGACATTCCAGAAGAGAACCTGCCGGCAGAGCACCGCCCGCACGGCGCTGCCGCCCGGCCCGCGGACGAGACGAACCCGTTCGCCGACCCGGGGCTGCCGCCCCACGAGCCGCGGGTCCAGGACGTGGACGAGCGGGCCGCCAAGCGCTCCGAGCGCACGGTCGCCCTGCTGTTCACGCTGTCGATGCTGGCCACCATCGCCTTCATCGCCGCGTTCGTGGCGATCGACGTCGACAAGTCGGTCTACATCTTCCCGCTCGGTCACATCAGTGCGCTGAACTTCGCGCTCGGCATGACGCTCGGCGTCGCGCTGTTCGCCATCGGCGCGGGCGCGGTCCACTGGGCCCGCACCCTGATGTCCGACGAGGAGGTCGCCGACGAGCGTCACCCGATCGAGGCGCCCCCCGAGGTCCGTGCCAAGGTCCACGCGGACTTCAAGCAGGGCGCCAAGGAGTCCGTGATCGGGCGCCGCAAGCTGATCCGCAACACGATGCTGGGCGCGCTCACCCTGGTGCCGCTCTCCGGCGTCGTCCTGCTGCGCGACCTCGGCCCGCTGCCCGGGACCAAGCTCCGCCACACCCTGTGGTCCAAGGGCAAGCTGCTCGTCAACCAGAACACCAACGAGCCGCTGCGTCCCTCCGACGTCACGGTGGGCTCGCTCACCTTCGCCATGCCCGAGGGCCTGGAGGAGCACGACGAGAACTTCCAGAACGAGATCGCCAAGGCGGCCCTGATGATCATCCGGCTGGAGCCGGACTCCATCAAGGACAAGCGCGAGCTCGAGTGGTCGCACGAGGGCATCGTGGCGTACTCGAAGATCTGCACCCACGTCGGTTGCCCGATCTCCCTGTACGAGCAGCAGACGCACCACGCGCTCTGCCCCTGCCACCAGTCCACCTTCGACCTTGCCGACGGCGCCCGGGTCATCTTCGGTCCCGCCGGTCACGCCCTGCCGCAGCTGCGCATCGGCGTGAACGACGAGGGTTACCTCGAAGCGCTCGGCGACTTCGAAGAGCCCGTCGGTCCTGCTTTCTGGGAGCGCGGATGA
- a CDS encoding cytochrome bc complex cytochrome b subunit, producing the protein MSTAANEAPRSRGKSPAGERVADWADGRLGIYSLAKANMRKIFPDHWSFMLGEVCLYSFIIIILTGVYLTLFFHPSMAEVEYHGSYVPLQGQMMSEAYASTLDISFDVRGGLLIRQIHHWAALIFLAGMFVHMMRVFFTGAFRKPREVNWLFGFLLLVLGMFTGFTGYSLPDDLLSGTGIRFMEGAILSVPIVGTYISFFLFGGEFPGHDFVSRFYSIHILLLPGIMLGLLVGHLILVFYHKHTQFAGPGKTNKNVVGMPLLPVYTAKAGGFFFLVFGVISVVSAIATINPIWAIGPYRPDQVSTGAQPDWYMGFSEGLIRVMPGWEINFWGHTLVLGVFIPLLIFPLVLAAIAVYPFIESWVTGDKREHHILDRPRNAPTRTAFGVAWLTVYFVLLIGGGNDLWATHFHLSINAITWFVRIAFFVGPVVAFIATKRICLGLQRRDKEKVLHGRESGIIKRLPHGEFIEVHEPLSQEQLHTLTAHEQYAPAEIGPTVDENGVERKVSGTQKLRAKLSESYYGEESQIPKPTVEEYKEITSGHGHH; encoded by the coding sequence ATGAGTACTGCAGCCAACGAAGCGCCCCGCTCACGCGGGAAGTCACCGGCCGGCGAGCGCGTCGCCGACTGGGCCGACGGCCGGCTGGGGATCTACTCCCTGGCCAAGGCCAACATGCGCAAGATCTTCCCCGACCACTGGTCGTTCATGCTGGGTGAGGTCTGCCTCTACAGCTTCATCATCATCATCCTCACGGGTGTGTACCTGACGCTGTTCTTCCACCCGTCGATGGCCGAGGTCGAGTACCACGGCTCGTACGTGCCGCTGCAGGGCCAGATGATGAGTGAGGCGTACGCCTCCACTCTGGACATCAGCTTCGACGTCCGCGGCGGACTGCTGATCCGGCAGATCCACCACTGGGCCGCGCTGATCTTCCTGGCCGGCATGTTCGTGCACATGATGCGCGTCTTCTTCACCGGCGCGTTCCGCAAGCCGCGCGAGGTCAACTGGCTGTTCGGCTTCCTGCTGCTCGTCCTCGGCATGTTCACCGGCTTCACCGGTTACTCGCTCCCGGACGACCTGCTGTCGGGCACCGGTATCCGCTTCATGGAGGGCGCGATCCTGTCCGTGCCGATCGTCGGCACGTACATCTCGTTCTTCCTGTTCGGCGGGGAGTTCCCCGGTCACGACTTCGTGTCCCGGTTCTACTCGATCCACATCCTGCTGCTGCCGGGCATCATGCTCGGGCTGCTGGTGGGCCACCTGATCCTGGTCTTCTACCACAAGCACACGCAGTTCGCGGGTCCCGGCAAGACCAACAAGAACGTCGTCGGCATGCCGCTGCTGCCGGTGTACACGGCGAAGGCCGGAGGCTTCTTCTTCCTGGTCTTCGGTGTGATCTCCGTGGTGTCGGCCATCGCCACGATCAACCCGATCTGGGCCATCGGGCCCTACCGGCCCGACCAGGTCTCCACCGGCGCCCAGCCGGACTGGTACATGGGCTTCTCCGAGGGCCTGATCCGGGTGATGCCCGGCTGGGAGATCAACTTCTGGGGCCACACACTCGTCCTGGGCGTGTTCATCCCGCTGCTGATCTTCCCGCTGGTCCTGGCGGCGATCGCGGTCTACCCGTTCATCGAGTCCTGGGTCACCGGCGACAAGCGCGAGCACCACATCCTGGACCGCCCGCGCAACGCCCCGACCCGTACGGCCTTCGGTGTCGCCTGGCTGACCGTCTACTTCGTGCTGCTGATCGGTGGCGGCAACGACCTGTGGGCCACGCACTTCCACCTGTCGATCAACGCGATCACCTGGTTCGTCCGCATCGCGTTCTTCGTCGGTCCGGTCGTCGCCTTCATCGCCACCAAGCGGATCTGCCTCGGCCTCCAGCGCCGGGACAAGGAAAAGGTGCTGCACGGACGCGAGTCCGGCATCATCAAGCGCCTGCCGCACGGTGAGTTCATCGAGGTGCACGAGCCGCTCAGCCAGGAGCAGCTGCACACGCTCACGGCGCACGAGCAGTACGCGCCGGCCGAGATCGGCCCGACGGTCGACGAGAACGGCGTCGAGCGCAAGGTGAGCGGCACGCAGAAGCTCCGTGCCAAGCTCAGCGAGTCGTACTACGGCGAGGAGTCGCAGATTCCGAAGCCGACCGTCGAGGAGTACAAGGAGATCACGAGCGGCCACGGCCACCACTGA
- a CDS encoding cytochrome c oxidase subunit 4 yields the protein MKIQGKMFIWLSVFILAVAVVYGYWSKEPAGTTALFLAFGLAIMIGFYLAFTARRVDAGAQDDMEADVADEAGEVGFFSPHSWQPLSLAVGGALAFLGIAVGWWVMYFSAPILMVGLFGWVFEYYRGENRTQ from the coding sequence GTGAAGATCCAGGGCAAGATGTTCATCTGGTTGAGCGTCTTCATCCTCGCCGTGGCGGTTGTCTACGGCTACTGGTCCAAGGAGCCGGCCGGTACCACGGCGCTGTTCCTGGCCTTCGGCCTGGCCATCATGATCGGCTTCTACCTCGCCTTCACGGCGCGGCGGGTCGACGCGGGTGCGCAGGACGACATGGAGGCGGACGTCGCGGACGAGGCCGGCGAGGTCGGGTTCTTCAGCCCGCACAGCTGGCAGCCGCTGTCCCTCGCCGTCGGTGGCGCCCTCGCCTTCCTGGGCATCGCCGTCGGCTGGTGGGTCATGTACTTCTCGGCACCGATCCTCATGGTCGGCCTGTTCGGCTGGGTCTTCGAGTACTACCGCGGTGAGAACCGCACCCAGTAG
- a CDS encoding Ig-like domain-containing protein produces MSNTVHFQARGRTVVGCTLLVIALGASVTACLGDDDNPLSATPYDAAGQISFNGPTDAGKKADPDKPLEVVAEGADGRITDVTAMDATGRHVAGELSADGARWHSTSPLAANASYTVRVSTEDGDGAPGRKVLAFETGKPGAKKTLDVAFGPKAGAYGVGQPITAELSQPVQDPAQRAIVERALKVDSTPAVRGAWYWVDDKKLHYRPQEYWPAHATIKVHSTLDGIKIGDRMWGGRAKPLKITTDDRVVAVTDAGAHTLTVYQDGEAIREIPVTTGKPGFDTRNGVKVVLGKESFVRMRSSTVGIAEGSSESYDLPVYWATRVTWSGEYVHAAPWSVGSQGIANVSHGCVGMSTDNAEWFFNAVQEGDLVEVVNSGGETMEPFGNGFGDWNMDWAKWRTGSALTGGTGNASGTAEQARLRPESA; encoded by the coding sequence ATGAGCAACACGGTTCACTTCCAGGCGCGGGGGCGTACGGTCGTCGGCTGCACCCTGCTGGTGATCGCCCTCGGCGCGAGCGTCACCGCCTGCCTCGGCGACGACGACAACCCGCTGTCCGCCACGCCCTACGACGCGGCCGGCCAGATCTCCTTCAACGGCCCCACGGACGCCGGGAAGAAGGCCGACCCGGACAAACCCCTGGAGGTGGTCGCCGAGGGCGCCGACGGGCGCATCACGGACGTCACGGCCATGGACGCGACCGGGCGCCACGTCGCCGGCGAGCTGTCCGCCGACGGCGCCCGCTGGCACAGCACCTCGCCGCTGGCGGCCAACGCCAGCTACACGGTGCGCGTCAGCACCGAGGACGGGGACGGCGCGCCCGGCCGCAAGGTGCTCGCCTTCGAGACCGGCAAGCCCGGCGCGAAGAAGACCCTGGACGTCGCCTTCGGGCCCAAGGCGGGCGCGTACGGCGTCGGTCAGCCCATCACCGCGGAACTGAGCCAGCCGGTCCAGGACCCGGCGCAGCGGGCCATAGTGGAGCGCGCCCTGAAGGTCGACTCCACCCCCGCGGTGCGGGGCGCCTGGTACTGGGTGGACGACAAGAAGCTCCACTACCGGCCCCAGGAGTACTGGCCCGCCCACGCCACCATCAAGGTCCACAGCACCCTGGACGGCATCAAGATCGGCGACCGGATGTGGGGCGGCAGGGCCAAGCCCCTGAAGATCACCACGGACGACCGCGTCGTGGCCGTCACCGACGCCGGCGCGCACACGCTGACGGTCTACCAGGACGGCGAGGCGATCCGGGAGATCCCGGTCACCACCGGCAAACCCGGCTTCGACACCCGCAACGGCGTCAAGGTCGTCCTCGGCAAGGAATCCTTCGTACGCATGCGCAGCAGCACCGTCGGCATCGCCGAGGGCTCCTCGGAGTCGTACGACCTGCCGGTCTACTGGGCCACCCGGGTGACCTGGAGCGGCGAGTACGTGCACGCCGCCCCCTGGTCCGTCGGCTCCCAGGGCATCGCCAACGTCAGCCACGGCTGCGTCGGCATGAGCACCGACAACGCGGAGTGGTTCTTCAACGCGGTCCAGGAGGGCGACCTCGTCGAGGTCGTCAACTCGGGCGGCGAGACGATGGAACCCTTCGGCAACGGCTTCGGCGACTGGAACATGGACTGGGCGAAGTGGCGCACGGGCAGCGCCCTGACGGGCGGCACGGGCAACGCGTCCGGTACGGCGGAGCAAGCCCGTCTGCGACCGGAGAGCGCATGA
- the coxB gene encoding cytochrome c oxidase subunit II codes for MSPNGSDRSPRRPMRRKLLQALTAGLVLATATGCTYEDFPRLGMPTPTTEEAPRILSLWQGSWAAALATGVLVWGLILWSVFFHRRSRTKVEVPPQTRYNLPIEALYTMVPLVIVSVLFYFTARDESDLMSLNKKPDLTVNVVGFQWSWCFNHIEDVPGSTGDAKTSKELAGIPDRFIEDFPADAGGVYDCGTPGTRNPQTGNPGPTLWLPKGKTVRFVLTSRDVIHSFWVVPFLMKQDVIPGHTNAFEATPNKEGTFLGKCAELCGVDHSRMLFNVKVVSPERYEQHLQDLAKKGQTGYVPAGIAQTSHEKNRETNNL; via the coding sequence GTGAGTCCCAACGGCTCCGACCGCTCGCCGCGGCGCCCGATGCGGCGGAAGCTGCTGCAGGCACTGACCGCGGGCCTGGTCCTGGCGACCGCCACCGGTTGCACATACGAGGACTTCCCCCGCCTCGGCATGCCCACCCCCACCACGGAAGAGGCTCCGCGGATCCTCTCCCTGTGGCAGGGCTCATGGGCAGCCGCGCTGGCCACCGGCGTGCTGGTGTGGGGCCTGATCCTGTGGAGTGTCTTCTTCCACCGGCGCAGCCGCACCAAGGTCGAGGTCCCTCCGCAGACCAGGTACAACCTGCCCATCGAGGCGCTGTACACCATGGTTCCGCTCGTCATCGTCTCGGTGCTGTTCTACTTCACCGCGCGTGACGAGTCCGATCTCATGAGCCTCAACAAGAAGCCCGACCTCACGGTCAACGTGGTCGGCTTCCAGTGGAGCTGGTGCTTCAACCACATCGAGGACGTCCCGGGCTCCACCGGCGACGCCAAGACCTCCAAGGAACTGGCCGGTATCCCGGACCGGTTCATCGAGGACTTCCCGGCCGACGCCGGCGGTGTCTACGACTGCGGTACCCCCGGCACGCGGAACCCGCAGACCGGCAACCCCGGCCCGACCCTCTGGCTCCCCAAGGGCAAGACGGTCCGCTTCGTCCTGACCTCGCGTGACGTCATCCACTCCTTCTGGGTGGTGCCGTTCCTCATGAAGCAGGACGTGATTCCGGGCCACACCAACGCCTTCGAGGCCACCCCCAACAAGGAGGGGACCTTCCTGGGCAAGTGCGCCGAGCTGTGCGGCGTGGACCACTCCCGGATGCTGTTCAACGTCAAGGTCGTCTCCCCGGAGCGCTACGAGCAGCACCTCCAGGACCTCGCGAAGAAGGGGCAGACCGGTTACGTTCCCGCGGGCATCGCTCAGACGAGCCACGAGAAGAACCGGGAGACGAACAACCTGTGA
- the trpD gene encoding anthranilate phosphoribosyltransferase, translating into MSAVTPAGGDTTADRSWPALLNGLLDGRDLSADDTAWALDVIMRGEATDVQIAGFAVGLRFKGETVEEISGLVRTMYEHANVIEVPGKTVDIVGTGGDGAKTVNISTMSAIVLAGAGAKVVKHGNRAASSASGASDVLEKLGVNLELTPQRVAEVAEEAGITFCFAVKFHPALRHVATARGQLGIRTVFNFLGPLTNPARVKAQAVGVAHARMAPIVAGVFAERGHSSLVFRGDDGLDELTTTSTSRVWVVRDGRVTEETFDPRDVGIELVPVEALRGADASYNADVARRLLAGEKGPVRDAVLLNSAAALEALEPGEGALSERLRAGMDRAAEAIDSGAARRVLERWVAVSNA; encoded by the coding sequence ATGAGCGCTGTGACCCCCGCTGGAGGCGACACCACGGCGGACCGCTCCTGGCCCGCCCTGCTGAACGGACTGCTGGACGGCCGCGACCTGAGCGCGGACGACACCGCCTGGGCGCTGGACGTGATCATGCGCGGCGAGGCGACCGACGTGCAGATCGCCGGGTTCGCGGTGGGCCTGCGGTTCAAGGGTGAGACGGTCGAGGAGATCTCCGGACTGGTCCGCACCATGTACGAACACGCCAACGTGATCGAGGTGCCGGGGAAGACCGTCGACATCGTCGGCACCGGCGGCGACGGCGCCAAGACGGTCAACATCTCCACCATGTCGGCGATCGTCCTGGCCGGCGCCGGGGCGAAGGTCGTCAAGCACGGCAACCGGGCCGCCTCCTCGGCGTCCGGGGCCTCCGACGTCCTGGAGAAGCTCGGGGTCAACCTGGAGCTGACGCCGCAGCGGGTGGCGGAGGTCGCCGAGGAAGCCGGCATCACCTTCTGCTTCGCCGTGAAGTTCCACCCGGCGCTGCGCCACGTGGCGACGGCCCGCGGCCAGCTCGGAATCCGTACGGTGTTCAACTTCCTGGGCCCGCTGACCAACCCCGCCCGCGTGAAGGCCCAGGCGGTCGGTGTCGCGCACGCCCGGATGGCACCGATCGTCGCCGGTGTCTTCGCCGAGCGCGGCCACTCGTCGCTGGTCTTCCGCGGCGACGACGGACTCGACGAGCTGACCACGACCTCCACCTCCAGGGTCTGGGTCGTGCGCGACGGCCGGGTGACCGAGGAGACCTTCGACCCGCGGGACGTCGGCATCGAACTGGTGCCGGTCGAGGCGCTGCGCGGGGCCGACGCCTCCTACAACGCCGACGTCGCCCGCCGCCTGCTGGCCGGCGAGAAGGGCCCGGTGCGGGACGCGGTCCTGCTGAACTCCGCGGCGGCCCTGGAGGCCCTGGAACCCGGTGAGGGGGCGCTGTCCGAGCGGCTGCGGGCCGGGATGGACCGGGCGGCCGAGGCGATCGACTCCGGGGCGGCCCGGCGGGTGCTGGAGCGTTGGGTGGCCGTCAGCAACGCCTGA
- a CDS encoding heme-copper oxidase subunit III has protein sequence MSVVATATTVETGHAHPSVNRPNLTSVGTIIWLSSELMFFAALFAMYFTLRSVTGPDFWSEKAEALNIPFSATNTTILVLSSLTCQLGVFAAERGDVKKLRMWFIVTFVMGAIFIGGQVFEYTELVKHEGISLSSDPYGSAFYLTTGFHGLHVTGGLIAFLLVLGRTYAARRFTHEQATAAIVVSYYWHFVDVVWIGLFATIYLIK, from the coding sequence ATGTCGGTCGTGGCGACAGCAACGACAGTAGAAACCGGGCACGCGCACCCGTCGGTCAACCGGCCGAACCTCACCAGCGTCGGAACCATCATCTGGTTGAGTTCCGAGCTGATGTTCTTCGCGGCCCTCTTCGCGATGTACTTCACCCTGCGATCGGTGACCGGCCCGGACTTCTGGTCCGAGAAGGCCGAAGCGCTGAACATCCCGTTCTCCGCGACGAACACCACGATCCTGGTGCTCTCCTCCCTCACCTGCCAGCTCGGCGTGTTCGCGGCCGAGCGCGGTGACGTGAAGAAGCTCCGGATGTGGTTCATCGTCACCTTCGTGATGGGTGCGATCTTCATCGGCGGTCAGGTGTTCGAGTACACCGAGCTGGTCAAGCACGAGGGCATCTCGCTCTCGTCCGACCCGTACGGTTCGGCGTTCTACCTGACCACCGGCTTCCACGGACTGCACGTGACGGGCGGCCTCATCGCCTTCCTGCTGGTCCTCGGCCGCACCTACGCGGCCCGGAGGTTCACCCACGAGCAGGCGACCGCCGCCATCGTCGTGTCCTACTACTGGCACTTCGTCGATGTGGTCTGGATCGGCCTGTTCGCCACGATCTACCTGATCAAGTAG